A stretch of the Gemmatimonas aurantiaca genome encodes the following:
- a CDS encoding four helix bundle protein: MPHNPARLQVVDRAFRLGVAVHRIADRYTREISRASPGMRSQMLRAADSITLNVAEATGHDTASRVVAQLMIAVGSCNELEIQLKLGDALGLLGTSGPVLIKEVQEVRMMLFGFRRRLLGNPARSQ; the protein is encoded by the coding sequence ATGCCGCACAATCCTGCTCGCCTTCAAGTCGTCGATCGCGCTTTTCGCCTCGGCGTCGCGGTGCACCGCATCGCCGATCGATACACCCGTGAGATCTCGCGTGCCTCACCTGGTATGCGCTCGCAGATGTTGCGGGCGGCCGATTCGATCACGCTGAATGTCGCGGAGGCAACAGGGCACGACACCGCCAGCCGCGTTGTTGCTCAATTGATGATCGCGGTCGGATCCTGCAATGAGCTCGAGATCCAGCTCAAACTCGGAGACGCGCTGGGCTTACTCGGCACCTCTGGTCCGGTGCTCATCAAAGAGGTGCAAGAGGTCCGCATGATGCTCTTCGGATTTCGTCGACGCCTGCTCGGCAATCCCGCACGAAGCCAGTAG